A genomic segment from Lignipirellula cremea encodes:
- a CDS encoding DUF1588 domain-containing protein encodes MFDKILANAMLGVLSVLATAELARAEDAGNQPAIGPFVRQFCADCHSQDSPKGDLSLAGASQFRDRETAIWSRVREKIQLGEMPPADADQPSLADRQAIVDWLGSELRRSGAVVEDKLDLPNYGNYTDHAALFDQPATLAPATKTRLWRLRPSAYKVPGVQPFSLTPGQQVRDYSVLYAVDESSAEIVLRNAQQFVDGQTTVELQAGKIVPASNRTEKAFLPLLDPAAPPSADQLAEAIRFQFQKILQRAPTDDELQRTQKLMDLVARDVNYLAGLRAALTVPLLKPEAVYRLELGAGPLDEHGRRRLTQQEIAMAISYALTEDRPHRYNLFPLEQAAAAGNLATREQTAEAVRQLLELPLDKTPRVLGFFDEYFDYEKAEGVFKEKSSFAGNLVADTRALIRHLVEQDQNVLKELLTTRLAVIRREDLAAIYGLSPDYKKRDGDLVELPAEMRAGILTQPSWLIAWSGNFDNDPVRRGKWIRERLLGGTVSDLPISVDAVVPEDPHQTLRQRYEVTQAAYCWKCHQQMNPLGMPFEAYDHMGRFRTKELEQPVDTHGAVTNTRLPQLDGEVSGPIDLMHRLAASERVQQVFVRHAFRYFLGRNETLRDAQTLQEASRAYSQSGGSMKALVVSLLSSDSFLYRINPEIDALSSPPRRRTDAGQSSFTP; translated from the coding sequence TTGTTCGATAAGATTCTTGCAAACGCTATGCTGGGCGTGTTGTCGGTGCTGGCGACTGCGGAGCTTGCCCGGGCCGAGGACGCCGGAAACCAGCCGGCGATTGGCCCGTTTGTCCGGCAGTTCTGCGCCGACTGCCATAGCCAGGATTCGCCCAAGGGCGATCTGTCGCTGGCGGGAGCAAGCCAGTTCCGCGACCGGGAGACCGCAATCTGGTCCCGCGTGCGCGAGAAGATCCAGCTGGGGGAAATGCCGCCGGCTGACGCCGACCAGCCGAGCCTGGCCGACAGGCAGGCGATCGTCGACTGGCTGGGAAGCGAACTGCGCCGCAGCGGGGCGGTCGTGGAAGACAAGCTCGATCTGCCCAACTATGGCAACTACACCGATCACGCCGCCCTGTTTGATCAGCCCGCGACGCTCGCCCCGGCGACAAAGACCCGGCTGTGGAGACTGCGGCCGTCCGCGTACAAAGTGCCGGGCGTGCAGCCCTTCTCCCTGACGCCAGGCCAGCAGGTGCGCGATTACAGTGTGCTCTACGCCGTGGATGAATCGTCGGCCGAGATCGTCCTGCGGAACGCCCAGCAGTTTGTCGATGGGCAAACGACCGTCGAGCTCCAGGCCGGAAAGATTGTCCCCGCTTCCAACCGCACCGAGAAAGCCTTCTTGCCGTTGCTGGACCCGGCCGCGCCGCCTTCGGCCGATCAGCTGGCCGAAGCGATCCGCTTCCAGTTCCAGAAAATCCTGCAGCGTGCTCCGACCGACGACGAGTTGCAGCGCACGCAAAAGCTGATGGATCTGGTCGCCCGCGACGTCAATTACCTGGCCGGACTGCGGGCCGCGCTGACCGTTCCGCTGCTCAAGCCGGAAGCCGTTTATCGGCTGGAGCTGGGCGCCGGACCGCTTGACGAACATGGTCGTCGCCGGCTGACTCAGCAGGAAATCGCCATGGCCATATCCTATGCCCTGACCGAAGACCGCCCGCACCGGTACAACCTGTTCCCCCTGGAACAGGCGGCCGCCGCCGGGAACCTGGCCACGCGCGAACAGACGGCGGAAGCCGTCCGCCAGCTGCTGGAATTGCCGCTCGACAAGACGCCGCGCGTGCTGGGCTTCTTCGACGAATACTTCGACTACGAAAAAGCAGAAGGGGTGTTCAAAGAGAAGAGCAGTTTCGCCGGCAACCTGGTCGCCGATACGCGGGCCCTGATCCGGCATCTGGTCGAGCAGGACCAGAACGTGCTGAAAGAGCTGCTGACCACCCGCCTCGCCGTGATTCGCCGGGAAGACCTCGCCGCCATTTATGGACTGTCGCCCGACTACAAAAAGCGGGACGGCGATCTGGTCGAACTGCCGGCCGAAATGCGAGCCGGCATCCTCACGCAGCCCAGCTGGTTGATCGCCTGGTCGGGCAATTTCGATAACGACCCGGTCCGCCGCGGGAAGTGGATTCGTGAACGCCTGCTGGGCGGCACGGTTTCCGACCTGCCGATCAGCGTCGACGCCGTCGTGCCCGAGGACCCGCACCAAACCCTGCGACAGCGCTACGAGGTCACTCAGGCGGCCTACTGCTGGAAATGCCATCAGCAGATGAACCCGCTGGGGATGCCGTTTGAAGCGTACGACCATATGGGCCGCTTTCGCACCAAAGAACTGGAACAGCCAGTCGACACGCACGGCGCCGTGACGAACACCCGTCTGCCTCAGCTCGACGGCGAAGTGTCGGGGCCGATCGACCTCATGCATCGGCTGGCCGCCTCGGAACGGGTGCAGCAGGTTTTTGTGCGGCATGCGTTCCGTTACTTTTTGGGGCGGAACGAAACGCTGCGCGACGCCCAGACCCTGCAGGAAGCCAGCCGCGCCTATTCGCAAAGCGGCGGCAGCATGAAAGCGCTCGTCGTATCGCTGCTCAGTTCCGATTCCTTCCTGTACCGCATCAATCCAGAAATCGACGCCCTGTCTTCGCCCCCCCGAAGGAGAACAGACGCCGGACAGTCGTCTTTCACTCCGTGA
- a CDS encoding sensor histidine kinase, whose product MSYRSIKRYLGENNLERKCLFLFGTCLLLLIGASFWWVEINAERLVLNTTRSNGRDLVDTIMLKTHFERWETGGDRKQVVRRLIEDLEHQEQDYSYEILSNDRAVISSITSRPLADSSERDIFKTLVAKMAQQEEQKRLAEQEQSPRPPTGGEPLTTQDLIEPTHLELPPVFADRPFPDQDEYHYFEPVYWARNCRACHSDQQNVAGELPMLVIKVVIPYKPTQDLIARNRAILFAAAIITVALAMGGLYLIVRYVIVKPLQHLREVSDEISHGNMTMRAEIHTNDEFEELAASFNKMLQHLTDAQQEMRDLNVDLDARLDELAQLNVRLYEMNRLKGDFLANMSHELRTPLNSIIGFSDVLQGIDSLNEKQKRYARNIQKSGRLLLDMINDILDLAKMEAGRLEVRLSEFRIDSVIHAQCDMVRAQAEEKNIDLEVNIQPETPALFQDQVKVQQILTNLLSNAVKFTPEGGRITVSAHMAKNGMLHLSVADTGVGIPEEDREIIFEKFRQSKTVLGEDGLTREYSGTGLGLSIVKEMCKLLGGEVTFDSELGKGSTFMVKLPWTCHSQARRDTHLDNKMHELTRPKRVDFHRAESEAAPDGEVRPTPEPRNV is encoded by the coding sequence ATGTCGTATCGATCGATCAAACGCTATCTGGGCGAGAACAACCTGGAGCGCAAGTGCCTGTTTCTGTTTGGGACTTGCCTGCTGCTGTTGATCGGTGCGTCGTTCTGGTGGGTGGAAATCAACGCCGAGCGGCTGGTGCTCAACACCACCCGTAGCAACGGCCGCGACCTGGTCGACACCATCATGCTGAAAACCCACTTTGAACGGTGGGAAACCGGCGGCGACCGGAAACAGGTCGTACGGCGACTGATTGAAGACCTGGAACACCAGGAGCAGGACTATAGTTACGAGATCCTGTCGAACGATCGCGCCGTGATCTCCAGCATCACCAGTCGTCCTCTGGCCGATTCCAGCGAACGGGATATTTTCAAAACGCTCGTCGCCAAAATGGCGCAGCAAGAGGAACAGAAACGCCTGGCCGAGCAGGAGCAGTCCCCCCGTCCGCCGACAGGGGGCGAACCGCTCACCACCCAGGACCTGATTGAACCGACGCACCTGGAGTTGCCGCCCGTCTTTGCCGACCGGCCGTTCCCCGACCAGGATGAGTATCACTACTTTGAGCCCGTCTACTGGGCGCGCAACTGCCGCGCTTGCCATAGCGACCAGCAGAACGTCGCCGGCGAACTGCCGATGCTGGTCATCAAAGTGGTGATCCCCTACAAGCCGACGCAGGATCTGATCGCCCGCAACCGGGCCATCCTGTTCGCCGCCGCCATCATCACTGTCGCCCTGGCGATGGGCGGGCTCTATCTGATTGTGCGTTACGTGATTGTGAAACCGCTGCAGCATCTGCGCGAAGTCAGCGACGAGATCAGCCACGGCAACATGACGATGCGGGCCGAGATCCATACCAACGACGAATTCGAAGAGCTGGCCGCCTCGTTCAATAAAATGCTCCAGCACCTGACCGACGCCCAGCAGGAAATGCGTGATCTGAACGTCGACCTCGACGCCCGACTGGACGAACTGGCCCAGCTGAACGTGCGCCTTTATGAAATGAACCGCCTCAAAGGCGACTTCCTGGCCAACATGAGCCATGAACTGCGCACGCCGCTCAACAGCATTATCGGTTTCTCCGACGTGCTCCAGGGGATTGATTCCCTGAACGAAAAACAGAAACGGTACGCCCGCAATATTCAAAAATCGGGACGGCTGCTGCTGGACATGATCAACGACATTCTCGACCTGGCCAAAATGGAAGCCGGCCGGCTGGAGGTGCGTCTGTCGGAGTTCCGCATTGACTCGGTCATCCATGCCCAGTGCGACATGGTCCGCGCGCAGGCCGAAGAGAAAAACATCGACCTGGAAGTAAACATCCAGCCGGAAACGCCGGCCCTGTTCCAGGATCAGGTCAAGGTCCAGCAGATTCTGACCAACCTGCTTTCCAACGCCGTCAAATTCACCCCCGAAGGCGGCCGCATCACCGTGTCCGCCCACATGGCGAAGAACGGCATGCTGCATCTGAGCGTCGCCGACACCGGCGTCGGCATTCCCGAAGAAGATCGCGAGATCATCTTTGAGAAGTTCCGCCAGAGCAAAACAGTCCTGGGAGAAGACGGCCTGACCCGTGAGTATTCCGGCACCGGATTGGGACTGTCGATCGTCAAAGAAATGTGCAAGCTGCTGGGCGGCGAAGTCACCTTCGACAGCGAACTGGGCAAAGGCAGCACCTTCATGGTCAAGCTGCCCTGGACCTGTCACAGCCAGGCCCGTCGCGATACCCACCTCGACAACAAAATGCACGAACTGACCCGCCCCAAGCGTGTCGACTTTCACCGGGCCGAATCCGAAGCAGCCCCCGACGGCGAAGTCCGCCCCACCCCCGAACCTCGCAACGTCTAG
- a CDS encoding PAS domain-containing sensor histidine kinase produces MSSLNVSAYEKVKQEIAILERAHAESEERWRTLLDNVGDFVLLVDRDGKIESINRTRPDQPSVVGTFGREYILPEYHAIVNAARAQCFEGIRPEEVLVQTIQEGLWFSIRMAPIYEGDMVTKVLAICADTTERRKAEIALNEANELLEDRVEERTRELSVINQLLREQRERLRNLLDMQNRDRQLIAFEIHDGMVQDMTAAAMYMESFGDLLENGPAADAHRKGLGLLRDAIAEARALISGLRPPILEGEGLQAAVQSLVDEFAVRHQFTVDLEWDASILRLAPALETAIYRGIQEALHNALQHGETDRAAVVVRRQAERVNVQVSDQGCGFEVENAGKKRHGLKGIRERANVLGGASRITSHVGQGSTVELDMPLIDALSPE; encoded by the coding sequence ATGTCGTCTTTAAATGTTTCTGCTTACGAAAAAGTCAAGCAAGAGATCGCTATTTTGGAACGTGCTCACGCCGAATCCGAAGAACGCTGGCGAACGCTGCTCGACAATGTCGGTGATTTTGTCCTCCTGGTGGATCGCGATGGAAAGATCGAATCGATCAATCGCACCCGCCCGGACCAGCCCAGCGTCGTCGGCACATTCGGCAGGGAGTACATCCTGCCTGAGTACCACGCCATCGTAAACGCCGCCCGGGCCCAGTGCTTTGAAGGCATCCGGCCCGAGGAAGTCCTGGTTCAAACGATCCAGGAAGGTCTCTGGTTCAGCATCCGCATGGCGCCTATCTACGAAGGCGACATGGTCACCAAGGTGCTGGCCATATGCGCCGACACCACGGAGCGGCGCAAAGCAGAGATCGCCCTGAACGAGGCGAACGAGCTACTGGAAGACAGGGTCGAGGAGCGCACTCGCGAACTGAGCGTAATCAACCAGTTGCTGCGCGAGCAGCGGGAGCGATTGCGGAACCTGCTCGACATGCAGAACCGGGACCGGCAATTGATTGCCTTTGAAATCCACGACGGCATGGTGCAGGACATGACGGCCGCCGCCATGTACATGGAATCGTTCGGAGACTTACTGGAGAATGGTCCCGCTGCGGACGCTCATCGCAAGGGACTGGGCCTGCTGCGCGACGCCATCGCCGAAGCACGCGCCCTGATCAGCGGATTGCGACCGCCCATCCTGGAAGGCGAAGGCCTCCAGGCGGCCGTGCAAAGCCTGGTCGACGAGTTTGCCGTGCGTCATCAGTTCACGGTCGACCTGGAATGGGATGCAAGCATTCTACGGCTCGCCCCGGCTCTGGAAACGGCCATCTACCGGGGCATCCAGGAAGCCCTGCATAACGCGCTCCAGCATGGCGAAACGGACCGCGCTGCGGTCGTCGTTCGCCGCCAGGCAGAGCGGGTGAACGTACAAGTCTCCGACCAGGGCTGCGGCTTCGAAGTAGAAAACGCCGGCAAAAAACGACACGGTCTCAAAGGGATCCGCGAGCGAGCAAACGTGCTGGGCGGCGCGTCCCGTATCACCAGCCATGTCGGACAGGGCTCCACCGTAGAACTCGACATGCCCCTGATCGATGCTCTGTCGCCCGAATGA
- the xylA gene encoding xylose isomerase — MSAFPEIKKIRFEGPDSKNPLAFRFYDENEMVEGKSMKDHLRFSVAYWHTMRGSGSDPFGPGTMVRPWDDGSESVENACNRARVAFEFIEKLGAPYYAFHDRDVAPEGSSLSESNKNLDAVAKVLKEEQERTGVKLLWGTANLFSNPRFMHGASTSCNADAFAFAGAQVKKALEVTKELGGENYVFWGGREGYQTLLNTDLKREIDHMGRFMHLAVDYAKKIGFTGQFLIEPKPKEPTKHQYDSDAAACINFLRAYDLTDHFKLNIETNHATLAGHTMAHELEYAGMQGLLGSIDANTGDLMLGWDTDQFPTNVYLATEVMLSLLKYGLSPGGVNFDAKVRRESFEPIDLFYSHIGGMDAFARGLKIAAAIRADGEFDKFLAQRYNSWDEGIGAQIESGQADLAALETYMLEKGEIAPNASGRQEMLEGLFNRYM, encoded by the coding sequence ATGTCGGCATTTCCAGAGATCAAAAAGATTCGCTTTGAAGGCCCTGATTCGAAGAATCCCCTGGCCTTTCGTTTTTACGACGAAAACGAAATGGTCGAAGGGAAATCCATGAAGGACCACCTGCGTTTCAGCGTGGCCTACTGGCATACCATGCGAGGATCCGGCAGCGATCCGTTTGGTCCGGGGACGATGGTTCGTCCGTGGGACGATGGTTCGGAATCCGTGGAGAACGCCTGCAACCGGGCCCGTGTCGCCTTTGAATTTATCGAAAAGCTGGGCGCCCCGTATTACGCCTTTCATGATCGCGACGTGGCGCCGGAAGGCTCCAGCCTGAGCGAGTCGAACAAAAACCTGGATGCGGTCGCCAAGGTTCTCAAAGAAGAGCAAGAGCGGACCGGCGTGAAACTGCTGTGGGGCACGGCCAACCTGTTCAGCAATCCGCGTTTCATGCATGGCGCCTCGACCAGTTGCAACGCCGATGCGTTCGCGTTTGCCGGGGCCCAGGTCAAAAAAGCCCTGGAAGTCACCAAGGAACTGGGCGGCGAGAACTACGTGTTCTGGGGCGGCCGCGAAGGGTATCAAACGCTGCTGAACACCGATCTCAAACGCGAGATCGACCACATGGGCCGGTTCATGCACCTGGCCGTCGACTACGCCAAGAAGATCGGTTTTACCGGGCAGTTCCTGATCGAACCGAAGCCGAAAGAGCCGACCAAACACCAGTACGACAGCGACGCCGCGGCTTGCATCAACTTTTTGCGGGCGTACGATCTGACCGATCATTTCAAGCTCAATATTGAAACGAACCACGCCACCCTGGCCGGCCACACCATGGCCCATGAGCTGGAATACGCCGGCATGCAAGGGCTGCTGGGATCGATCGACGCCAACACGGGCGACCTGATGCTGGGCTGGGACACCGACCAGTTCCCGACCAATGTTTACCTGGCGACCGAAGTGATGCTGTCGCTGCTGAAGTATGGTCTGTCGCCGGGCGGGGTGAATTTCGACGCCAAGGTTCGCCGCGAGAGCTTTGAGCCGATCGATCTGTTTTACAGCCATATCGGCGGGATGGACGCCTTTGCCCGCGGCCTGAAAATTGCCGCCGCCATTCGCGCCGACGGAGAATTCGACAAATTCCTGGCGCAGCGGTACAATAGCTGGGATGAGGGCATTGGTGCGCAGATTGAATCGGGGCAGGCAGACCTTGCGGCTTTAGAAACCTACATGCTGGAAAAAGGGGAAATCGCCCCCAACGCCAGCGGTCGCCAGGAAATGCTGGAGGGTTTGTTCAACCGATATATGTAG
- a CDS encoding DUF1549 domain-containing protein, which translates to MTKSCHFLIAIGFLFSTGNLWAAEAESDPTTVSAEHRRFFEEQVRPLLAQRCYKCHGPEKQKGDLRLDSRGAMLQGGESGPAIMPGQPDASLLLEAVKYESFEMPPDGQLKENDIAALEQWIRLGAPWPGDQGVVAKVEKGPRITDEDRQFWSFQPVVDYRPPAVEDARFSRQPIDRFVFARLSQAGLQPAPRADRATLIRRAYFDLWGLPPSPEEVAAFVDDPSPDAYAKLVDRLLASPRYGERWGRYWLDLVRYAESDGYKLDSFRPDAWRYRDYVVNAFNADMPYDQFVREQLAGDELAPENPDALTATGFLRHTIYEYNQRDVRTQWDFMVNELTDVTADVFLGIGLSCARCHDHKFDPLLQEDYFRLRAFFTPIMQPDDQPLPLADRAEWEAWKTARAAWESETAAIRAELAAIEEPYKERAGAVQFNKFPLDVQPILRAQPEDRDPLGQQLTLLAMRQVIAAQEKLSFPEKLNAKDRPRWEALTQQLAEFEKQKPAERPLAFCVSDVGPESPPTRIPGQRNAEPIAPGFLTILDPNPAVIEPPAGLASTGRRTALANWITRPDNPLATRVVVNRVWQHHFGQGLTATASDFGRLGEAPSHPQLLDWLTMRFLENGWRWKPLHRLIMLSETYQQQAVVEQPQAMLADPQNRLLWRANIRRLDAEQVRDAMLAVSGELQEKTGGPSVDDGAPRRGIYVKSMRNTRNPLFDVFDGPDGFSSVAQRNTTTTPTQSLLMMNGDWTLKRARKFAQRVAAVGDDPADQVDAAFRLAYGHPPSTSQAIASVDFLASRAQAPSAGPFPTGEIAGRPGQSAHFDLKPARLTAADTSAMPFSDFTLEAVVVLDSVDADAQVRTIASQWNGSPEEPGWSLGVSGQTSDQKSRNLLLEVVGMNDNGDRQHQTLASNLRLTLHTPYYVAVVFRVANADSAGAEFFLRDLSDPQAPLQTARVKHSLIGGYRSDAAFAIGGRDQAQGHGWHGEIDQVRLSRAALSPAGLMAEASDGLSEATGAVAPETPSKTIGWWRFEKDQPLANSAGDRMPLATNAPAPLLPEEQALLDFCHVLLNSNEFLYVD; encoded by the coding sequence ATGACGAAATCCTGCCACTTTCTCATTGCGATCGGATTCCTGTTCAGCACCGGCAACCTGTGGGCGGCGGAAGCGGAATCGGACCCCACAACCGTGAGCGCCGAGCATCGCCGATTTTTTGAAGAACAGGTGCGGCCGCTGCTGGCCCAGCGATGCTACAAATGCCATGGTCCAGAGAAGCAGAAAGGGGATCTGCGTCTTGATTCTCGCGGCGCCATGCTGCAGGGCGGCGAGTCAGGACCGGCCATCATGCCAGGCCAGCCCGACGCCAGTTTGCTGCTGGAAGCGGTCAAGTACGAATCCTTTGAGATGCCGCCTGACGGTCAGCTGAAAGAGAATGACATCGCGGCCCTGGAACAGTGGATTCGCCTGGGCGCGCCCTGGCCAGGCGACCAGGGGGTCGTCGCCAAAGTCGAAAAAGGGCCGCGGATCACCGACGAGGATCGCCAGTTCTGGTCGTTCCAGCCGGTTGTCGATTACCGGCCGCCCGCCGTCGAGGACGCCCGATTTTCCCGCCAGCCGATTGATCGGTTCGTCTTTGCCCGCCTCAGCCAGGCCGGTCTGCAGCCGGCCCCGCGGGCCGATCGCGCCACGCTGATTCGCCGGGCGTACTTTGATTTATGGGGCTTGCCGCCATCGCCTGAGGAAGTGGCCGCCTTTGTGGACGATCCTTCGCCCGACGCGTATGCGAAGCTGGTTGACCGACTGCTGGCCAGTCCGCGGTATGGCGAACGCTGGGGCCGCTACTGGCTGGACCTGGTCCGCTACGCCGAATCCGACGGCTACAAACTGGACTCCTTTCGTCCCGACGCCTGGCGGTATCGCGATTATGTCGTCAACGCCTTTAACGCGGATATGCCGTACGATCAGTTCGTCCGGGAACAGCTGGCTGGCGATGAACTGGCGCCGGAAAATCCCGACGCGCTGACGGCGACTGGCTTTCTGCGTCATACCATTTATGAATACAACCAGCGCGACGTGCGGACCCAGTGGGACTTCATGGTCAACGAGCTGACCGATGTCACGGCCGACGTCTTCCTGGGAATAGGACTCAGCTGCGCTCGCTGCCATGACCATAAATTCGACCCGTTGCTGCAGGAAGATTACTTCCGTCTGCGGGCGTTCTTTACGCCGATCATGCAGCCGGACGACCAGCCGTTGCCGCTGGCGGATCGTGCGGAATGGGAAGCCTGGAAAACGGCCCGCGCCGCGTGGGAGTCGGAAACGGCCGCCATCCGGGCGGAGCTGGCGGCGATCGAAGAGCCCTACAAAGAGCGGGCCGGGGCGGTCCAGTTCAACAAGTTCCCGCTCGACGTACAGCCGATCCTGCGCGCCCAGCCGGAAGACCGCGATCCGCTGGGTCAGCAATTGACGCTGCTTGCCATGCGTCAGGTGATTGCCGCCCAGGAGAAGCTCTCCTTTCCGGAGAAGCTCAACGCGAAAGACCGGCCGCGCTGGGAAGCGCTGACCCAACAGCTGGCGGAGTTTGAAAAGCAGAAGCCCGCCGAACGACCGCTGGCGTTCTGCGTGTCCGATGTCGGCCCGGAATCGCCGCCGACGCGGATACCCGGCCAGCGCAACGCCGAGCCGATCGCCCCTGGTTTTCTTACCATACTCGATCCCAATCCGGCCGTGATCGAGCCGCCCGCCGGTCTGGCTTCGACTGGTCGCCGCACGGCCCTGGCGAACTGGATCACGCGGCCCGACAACCCGCTGGCGACCCGCGTGGTGGTGAACCGCGTGTGGCAGCATCATTTTGGACAGGGGCTGACGGCAACCGCCAGCGACTTCGGCCGGCTGGGAGAAGCGCCCAGCCATCCCCAGTTGCTGGACTGGCTGACGATGCGATTCCTGGAGAACGGCTGGCGCTGGAAGCCATTGCATCGGCTGATCATGCTGTCGGAAACGTACCAGCAGCAGGCCGTGGTCGAGCAGCCCCAGGCAATGCTGGCCGACCCGCAAAACCGGCTGCTCTGGCGGGCCAATATTCGCCGGCTCGACGCCGAACAGGTGCGCGACGCCATGCTGGCGGTCAGCGGCGAACTGCAGGAAAAGACCGGCGGCCCCAGTGTCGATGACGGAGCCCCGCGGCGCGGCATTTATGTCAAGTCGATGCGCAACACGCGGAACCCGCTGTTCGATGTGTTCGACGGTCCTGACGGTTTCAGCAGCGTCGCCCAGCGGAACACGACCACCACGCCGACCCAGTCGCTACTGATGATGAACGGCGACTGGACGCTCAAGCGGGCCCGCAAATTCGCCCAGCGCGTGGCGGCCGTCGGCGACGATCCGGCAGACCAGGTCGACGCCGCCTTCCGCCTGGCGTATGGGCATCCGCCCAGCACTTCCCAGGCGATTGCGTCGGTCGATTTTCTGGCCAGCCGCGCGCAGGCGCCTTCGGCCGGACCGTTCCCCACCGGAGAGATCGCCGGGCGACCGGGCCAGTCGGCGCACTTTGACCTGAAGCCCGCCCGGCTGACGGCCGCGGATACGTCCGCCATGCCGTTCAGCGACTTTACGCTGGAAGCGGTGGTCGTGCTGGACTCCGTGGACGCCGACGCCCAGGTGCGGACGATCGCTTCGCAGTGGAACGGTTCGCCGGAAGAGCCGGGCTGGTCGCTGGGAGTCTCTGGCCAGACGTCCGACCAGAAGTCGCGGAACCTGCTGCTGGAAGTCGTCGGCATGAACGACAACGGCGATCGCCAGCATCAGACGCTCGCTTCCAATCTGCGGCTGACGCTGCACACCCCTTATTACGTGGCCGTCGTGTTCCGCGTGGCGAACGCCGATTCCGCCGGGGCCGAGTTCTTCCTGCGGGATCTGTCCGATCCCCAGGCGCCCCTGCAGACGGCCCGGGTGAAGCACTCCCTGATTGGCGGTTACCGGTCCGACGCCGCCTTTGCGATTGGCGGACGCGACCAGGCCCAGGGGCATGGCTGGCACGGCGAGATTGATCAGGTGCGATTGTCCCGGGCGGCCCTGTCGCCGGCCGGGCTGATGGCGGAAGCGTCCGACGGCTTGTCGGAAGCAACGGGCGCCGTCGCTCCGGAAACGCCGTCGAAAACGATCGGCTGGTGGCGGTTTGAAAAAGATCAGCCGCTGGCGAACAGTGCGGGCGACCGCATGCCGCTGGCGACCAACGCCCCAGCTCCGCTCCTGCCGGAAGAGCAAGCGCTGCTGGATTTTTGCCACGTCTTGTTGAACTCAAACGAGTTTCTCTACGTCGACTGA